The genomic segment CAGAAGTTAGTCCGGCGGACCGGCTTCAGCCGCTCTGACGAGGATGACGTGCGGCAGGAGTTGGCCGCAAGGTTGATCCAACAACTGCCGAAATTCGACCCCGCCCGGGCCGCTCTTAACACCTTTATCGCCCGCGTCGTGGATTCCGCCGTCAAGATGTACCTCCGCGACCGAGGGCGCCAAAAACGAGGCGAGGGGCGAATTGTCCAATCGCTCGACGTGGCGGTCGGCGAAGACAAGGGCCGGCCCGTCACCGGGGCCGAACTCCTCAACGAAGCCGACCACGCGCGTCGACTGGGCCTCGAAGCCAAGTCCGAGACCGAGCGGATCAACCAGAAGCTGACCGTCGAAGGCGTGTTAGCGAACCTGCCGCCTAACCTCCGCAAGCTGTGCCAGCGGCTGCCGCACGAAACCAAAACCGCCATTGCCCAAGACATGGGCATTACCCCACGAGAGTTAGAGTGCTTCATTGAGATGATCCGTCAGCGTTTCAGGGCTGCGGGCCTGGATGAACCCTGATTTTTATGGGCACGCCGTGCGCGGATGGCATAAGTAACCGGTGACGACCCTAAATAGGGGTTCGATAGGAGTACACCATGAAGTCAGACATGTTTCGCTTTGAGTTTGAACCGAGCGCGTCGCTGTCCGACGCGGAGATGACCTTGCACCTGGCCCTGCTGTCCGTGGAGGGCCTCTTTGGCGAGGCACGGGTGCGCCTCGAGGCCGGTTATCGCGTCGATCGGGCCAACCGCCAGATCACGGTCGATGGCGCTGGCGAGGTCGGCACGGCTCTGATTAAGGTTTTCACCGGCCTATTGAACCGTGAGTTTGGCGAG from the Phycisphaerae bacterium genome contains:
- a CDS encoding sigma factor, which codes for MGASLPRDADLPAYARSLIRIKAQKLVRRTGFSRSDEDDVRQELAARLIQQLPKFDPARAALNTFIARVVDSAVKMYLRDRGRQKRGEGRIVQSLDVAVGEDKGRPVTGAELLNEADHARRLGLEAKSETERINQKLTVEGVLANLPPNLRKLCQRLPHETKTAIAQDMGITPRELECFIEMIRQRFRAAGLDEP